A stretch of Synechococcus sp. MIT S9220 DNA encodes these proteins:
- a CDS encoding class I SAM-dependent methyltransferase gives MTDSASTPRWADSSQGLGRWIEHLIGIALLRRPLFFQARQLIIRTAERNGIPWRVRRRELKKAAAPLLSSSITPGLVPPAYYVARFHAYEQGNLCWQAAAEAEQATDAMALRIWPDEALAPSVAQARLRNEIHRALAPLLNGSIDQVLDLGCSVGVSTLYLASWLAERAEQRQEPAPRIQGLDLSPDMLAVARVRDREGLVDGWLHAAAEDTGLADASFDLISLQFVCHELPQDATHAVLGEAARLLRPGGALVMVDQDPASSVLQRLPAAVATLLKSTEPYIEQYFSLDMAAALRTAGFRNLQISACDPRHRVIACLR, from the coding sequence ATGACCGACTCAGCGTCCACGCCTCGATGGGCTGACTCAAGCCAGGGCCTTGGTCGCTGGATCGAACACTTGATCGGTATTGCTCTGCTGAGGCGTCCTCTGTTTTTCCAGGCACGTCAGTTGATTATCCGAACGGCGGAACGCAACGGCATTCCCTGGAGAGTCCGTCGCCGTGAACTCAAGAAGGCTGCAGCACCGTTGTTGTCGAGCAGCATCACTCCAGGCCTGGTGCCGCCCGCCTACTACGTGGCGCGTTTTCACGCCTATGAACAGGGCAATCTCTGCTGGCAGGCTGCTGCCGAAGCTGAGCAAGCCACCGATGCGATGGCCCTGCGCATCTGGCCGGACGAGGCGCTGGCACCGTCTGTGGCCCAGGCCCGTCTGCGGAATGAGATCCACCGCGCTTTGGCGCCGCTCCTGAACGGATCCATTGATCAGGTGCTCGATCTTGGCTGTTCAGTGGGAGTGAGCACGTTGTATCTCGCAAGCTGGTTGGCTGAGCGGGCAGAGCAGCGCCAAGAGCCCGCACCTCGGATTCAGGGCCTGGATCTTTCCCCCGACATGCTCGCAGTGGCTCGTGTGCGGGATCGGGAGGGACTCGTGGATGGCTGGTTGCATGCAGCGGCGGAGGACACCGGTCTGGCGGATGCGTCCTTTGACCTGATCAGTCTTCAGTTCGTTTGCCATGAGCTGCCTCAGGATGCGACCCACGCCGTGCTGGGGGAGGCTGCTCGGTTGTTGCGGCCAGGAGGTGCTCTGGTGATGGTGGATCAGGATCCCGCCTCCTCCGTGCTTCAGCGCCTTCCGGCGGCAGTCGCCACATTGCTCAAAAGCACCGAGCCCTATATCGAGCAGTACTTCAGCCTCGATATGGCTGCGGCCCTGCGGACGGCAGGGTTCCGGAATCTTCAAATCAGTGCCTGTGATCCACGGCATCGCGTGATTGCCTGCTTACGCTGA